The following proteins are co-located in the Triticum aestivum cultivar Chinese Spring chromosome 1A, IWGSC CS RefSeq v2.1, whole genome shotgun sequence genome:
- the LOC123054919 gene encoding endo-1,3;1,4-beta-D-glucanase isoform X1 yields the protein MASPQCCADPPTLDPAGGEGRVVDSFGGITAYVAGARESKAAVILVSDIFGFEAPNLRKITDKVASSGYFVVVPDFLHGDPYVPENADRPIQVWLKEHAPGKAFEEAKPVIAALKEQGVSTVGAAGYCWGAKGVAELAKANEIQAAVMSHPSFVTVDDIEEVKCPIAILGAETDKTSPPELVKQFEQVLSSSNSGIAHFVKIFPGVSHGWTVRYKSEDAGAVKSAEEALSDMIDWFNKNLK from the exons ATGGCTAGCCCGCAGTGCTGCGCGGACCCGCCGACGCTCGACCCCGCCGGCGGGGAGGGCAGGGTCGTCGACAGCTTCGGCGGGATCACGGCGTACGTCGCCGGCGCCCGAGAGTCCAAGGCCGCTGTCATCCTCGTCTCCGATATCTTCG GGTTTGAAGCACCGAATCTGAG GAAGATAACCGATAAAGTTGCTTCGTCTGGATATTTTGTTGTGGTGCCAGATTTCTTACATGGGGATCCATATGTACCTGAAAACGCTGACAGGCCGATACAAGTGTGGTTAAAAGAACATGCTCCG GGAAAAGCATTTGAAGAGGCAAAACCTGTTATTGCTGCTCTAAAAGAACAAGGAGTATCTACTGTTGGGGCTGCAGGTTATTGTTGGGGTG CAAAGGGAGTTGCAGAGTTAGCGAAAGCTAATGAGATACAGGCAGCTGTTATGTCACACCCTTCTTTTGTTACTGTTGACGATATCGAAG AGGTGAAATGCCCCATCGCTATACTTGGAGCTGAAACTGACAAAACATCCCCACCAGAATTGGTCAAGCAGTTCGAGCAGGTTCTATCCTCTTCTAACTCTGGG ATTGCTCACTTTGTCAAGATTTTCCCTGGGGTTTCTCATGGATGGACTGTGAGATACAAAAGTGAAGACGCAGGTGCTGTGAAGAGTGCCGAGGAAGCCCTGTCAGACATGATCGACTGGTTTAACAAGAACCTAAAGTGA
- the LOC123054933 gene encoding endo-1,3;1,4-beta-D-glucanase, translating into MASPQCCAKPPALNPAAGEGKVVDSFGGIKAYVAGAQDSKAAVVLISDVYGFEAPNLRKIADKVASSGYFVVVPDFLHGDPFVPENADRPIAVWIKEHTPGKAFEEAKPVIAALKEQGASSVGAAGYCWGAKVVAELGKANEIQAAVMSHPSFVTVDDIKEVKCPISILGAETDVMSPPELVKEFEQVLSSNSGIAHFVKIFPGVSHGWTVRYKSEDAAAVKSAEEALADMVDWFNKNLK; encoded by the exons ATGGCGAGCCCGCAGTGCTGCGCGAAACCACCGGCGCTCAACCCCGCCGCCGGCGAGGGCAAGGTCGTGGACAGCTTCGGCGGGATCAAGGCGTACGTCGCCGGCGCCCAGGACTCCAAGGCCGCCGTCGTCCTCATCTCCGACGTCTACG GTTTTGAAGCGCCGAATCTGAG GAAGATAGCCGATAAAGTTGCTTCGTCTGGATATTTTGTTGTCGTGCCAGATTTCTTACATGGGGATCCATTTGTACCTGAAAACGCTGACCGACCAATAGCAGTGTGGATAAAGGAGCATACCCCG GGAAAAGCATTTGAAGAGGCAAAACCTGTTATTGCTGCTCTAAAGGAACAAGGAGCGTCTAGTGTTGGGGCTGCAGGTTATTGCTGGGGTG CAAAGGTAGTTGCAGAGCTAGGGAAAGCTAATGAGATCCAGGCAGCTGTTATGTCGCACCCTTCATTTGTTACTGTTGATGATATAAAAG AGGTGAAATGCCCCATCTCTATACTTGGAGCTGAAACCGACGTAATGTCCCCACCAGAATTGGTCAAGGAGTTCGAGCAGGTTCTATCCTCTAACTCAGGG ATTGCTCACTTTGTCAAGATCTTCCCTGGGGTTTCTCATGGATGGACCGTAAGATACAAAAGCGAAGACGCAGCTGCTGTGAAGAGCGCCGAGGAAGCCTTGGCGGACATGGTTGACTGGTTTAACAAGAACCTCAAGTAA
- the LOC123054909 gene encoding probable serine/threonine-protein kinase PBL7: protein MPTSIPFSCASPSSPPLTSYNISLREHATLPLLRYLPVHRPLHHLLELLGAAGPAGHRRAGMADVAAFGPSPPAPSPLAAADVAADALLAPWPLSPWAAPLRPGGDDGRSNPLFAILPLSALAIGLVLLVAVALVLVLTRRAKLRLLAAGDSVDGDKPGAPASSCGSSVRGYQNGRCYAATGCIYGGRLGPLGLAAVQPRSRGAQVFTYRELERATDGFGEGNVLGRGAYGVVFRGRLGDGTPAAIKRLQLDPRRQGEREFRVEVDLLSRMHSPHLVGLLGYCADQSHRLLVFEFMPNGSLKGHLHPVVPAAGAEGQRPALDWQTRLGIALDCARALEFLHEHTSPAVIHRDFNCSNVLLDHNYRARVSDFGTAKVGSNKANGQVVTRVLGTTGYLAPEYASTGKLTTKSDVYSYGVVLLELLTGRVPVDTQRPPGQHVLVSWALPRLTNRERLVQMVDPALKGQFAVKDLIQVAAIAAMCIQTKAEYRPLMTDVVQSLIPIVKKSPSMSCSSTPARPLQHVVYMSPAAATNTS, encoded by the exons ATGCCCACTTCTATACCCTTCTCGTGCGCCAGCCCCTCGTCTCCTCCCCTCACCTCCTATAATATCTCCCTCCGCGAGCACGCTACGCTTCCGCTACTCCGTTATCTCCCTGTACACCGCCCGCTCCACCACTTGCTCGAGCTGCTGGGTGCTGCTGGCCCGGCCGGCCACCGTCGGGCCGGGATGGCAGACGTGGCAGCGTTCGGTCCCTCGCCGCCGGCACCGTCTCCTCTCGCGGCCGCCGACGTCGCCGCCGACGCGCTCCTCGCGCCTTGGCCGCTGTCCCCGTGGGCGGCGCCCCTCCGGCCCGGCGGCGACGACGGCCGGTCGAACCCGCTCTTCGCGATACTGCCGCTCTCGGCGCTGGCGATAGGGCTGGTGCTGCTGGTCGCCGTGGCGCTCGTCCTGGTGCTGACCCGGCGGGCGAAGCTCAGGCTGCTGGCCGCCGGGGACAGCGTGGACGGTGACAAGCCCGGCGCGCCGGCGTCCAGCTGCGGCAGCAGCGTCCGGGGGTACCAGAACGGCAGGTGCTACGCCGCCACAG GGTGCATATACGGCGGGCGGCTGGGCCCGCTGGGGCTGGCGGCGGTGCAGCCGCGGAGCCGGGGCGCGCAGGTGTTCACGTACCGGGAGCTGGAGCGCGCGACGGACGGGTTCGGCGAGGGCAACGTGCTGGGGCGGGGCGCGTACGGCGTCGTCTTCCGCGGCCGCCTCGGCGACGGCACCCCGGCCGCCATCAAGCGCCTGCAGCTCGACCCCCGCCGCCAGGGCGAGCGCGAGTTCCGCGTCGAG GTGGACCTGCTGAGCCGGATGCACTCGCCGCACCTGGTGGGCCTGCTGGGGTACTGCGCCGACCAGAGCCACCGGCTGCTGGTGTTCGAGTTCATGCCCAACGGCAGCCTCAAGGGCCACCTGCACCCCGTCGTCCCTGCCGCCGGCGCCGAGGGGCAGCGGCCGGCGCTGGACTGGCAGACGCGGCTGGGCATCGCGCTGGACTGCGCCCGCGCGCTGGAGTTCCTGCACGAGCACACCTCCCCGGCCGTCATCCACCGCGACTTCAACTGCAGCAACGTCCTCCTCGACCACAACTACCGCGCCCGCGTCTCCGACTTCGGCACCGCCAAGGTCGGCTCCAACAAGGCCAACGGCCAGGTCGTCACCCGCGTCCTCGGCACCACCGGCTACCTCGCGCCAGA GTACGCGTCGACGGGGAAGCTGACGACCAAGTCGGACGTGTACAGCTACGGggtggtgctcctggagctgctGACGGGCCGGGTGCCGGTGGACACGCAGCGGCCGCCGGGACAGCACGTCCTCGTCTCATGG GCTCTTCCACGGCTGACGAACCGCGAGAGGCTCGTGCAGATGGTGGACCCGGCCCTGAAAGGCCAGTTCGCCGTCAAGGATCTCATCCAG GTGGCGGCGATCGCGGCGATGTGCATACAGACCAAGGCGGAGTACCGGCCGCTGATGACGGACGTGGTGCAGTCGCTCATCCCCATCGTCAAGAAGAGCCCCTCCATGTCCTGCTCCTCCACGCCGGCGAGGCCCCTGCAGCACGTCGTCTACATGAGCCCAGCCGCTGCCACCAACACGTCCTAG